The following proteins are co-located in the Solanum pennellii chromosome 1, SPENNV200 genome:
- the LOC107001883 gene encoding DEAD-box ATP-dependent RNA helicase 58, chloroplastic isoform X1 — MAHFSATQLHTLSWTSSVNPNIAYRTPKLLLYPKPLRASFSSSNVETTTLMKDSSTTTLRELCYGHVQEHVILRAEEIGYVIPTKVQLQALPFLFSGRDCVLHAQTGSGKTLAYLLQVLSVVDSQRSAVQALIVVPTRELGMQVTKVARMLAVNPSEHESGLKSCTVMALLDGGMLKRHKSWLKAEPPTIVVATIGSLCQMLEKHILKLDTCQVLVVDEVDFMFNSSKEVSSLKRLLTSYSSSKNRQTIFASASIPQHRRFLYDCMQQKWTRADVVHVHVNSVEPMPSCLHHRFVVCNRTEKNPMLLSLLQTDSPESAIIFVSEQSEKSKKAGSAPPTTLLVDFLKSSCGRFSDVSLLEEDMNFNQRAASLSELRGGGGYLLVATDIAARGVDLPETTHIYNFDIPKDAVNYLHRAGRTGRKPFSDKKCFVTSIITVEERFVLQRFENELMFCCEQLFF; from the exons ATGGCGCATTTCTCTGCAACTCAACTGCATACTCTTTCATGGACTTCATCGGTTAACCCTAACATTGCCTATCGAACTCCGAAACTTTTGTTATATCCAAAGCCTTTGAGAGCTTCCTTCAGCTCATCCAATGTTGAAACTACAACTCTAATGAAGGATTCATCAACGACAACGCTCCGGGAACTCTGTTATGGTCACGTGCAAGAGCACGTAATTCTCCG GGCAGAAGAGATTGGATATGTGATACCTACAAAAGTGCAGCTACAGGCATTGCCTTTCCTCTTTTCTGGACGTGATTGTGTGCTTCATGCTCAG ACAGGTTCTGGGAAAACCTTAGCGTACCTGCTCCAAGTATTGTCAGTTGTTGACAGTCAAAGGTCAGCAGTACAGGCATTGATCGTGGTACCTACTAGGGAGCTTGGTATGCAA GTTACAAAAGTTGCTCGGATGCTTGCTGTAAATCCTTCAGAACATGAATCAGGACTGAAATCATGCACTGTTATGGCTCTTCTAGATGGGGGGATGTTGAAACGACACAAGAGTTGGCTAAAG GCTGAGCCACCCACCATTGTTGTTGCAACTATAGGAAGTTTGTGTCAAATGCTTGAGAAACATATTTTGAAGCTAGATACCTGCCAAGTACTTGTTGTTGATGAG GTTGATTTCATGTTCAATTCTTCAAAAGAAGTCAGCTCTCTTAAAAGGCTGTTGACATCCTACTCGTCCAGCAAGAACCGTCAAACTATTTTTGCTAGTGCTTCAATTCCACAGCACAGAAGATTTTTGTACGACTGTATGCAGCAAAAATGGACCAGG GCTGATGTAGTTCACGTCCATGTGAATTCAGTAGAGCCGATGCCTTCATGCCTCCATCATAGATTTGTG GTATGCAACAGAACGGAAAAAAATCCAATGTTACTCTCTTTACTGCAGACGGATTCACCTGAATCTGCCATAATATTTGTCAGCGAGCAA TCTGAGAAGTCAAAAAAGGCAGGAAGTGCACCTCCAACTACTCTTTTGGTAGATTTTCTAAAGTCCTCTTGTGGGAGATTTTCCGACGTCTCTCTTCTAGAGGAAGATATGAATTTCAATCAACGAGCTGCATCCTTATCT GAGCTTCGAGGAGGAGGAGGTTATTTATTGGTGGCAACAGATATAGCAGCTAGAGGTGTTGATCTACCAGAGACAacacatatatacaattttgaTATCCCAAAAGATGCAGTAAATTATCTTCATAGAGCTGGAAGAACTGGAAGAAAACCATTTTCAGATAAAAAATGTTTTGTTACCAGCATTATAACAGTGGAAGAGCGGTTTGTGTTACAGAGATTCGAAAATGAATTAATGTTCTGTTGCGAACAATTATTCTTTTAA
- the LOC107001883 gene encoding DEAD-box ATP-dependent RNA helicase 58, chloroplastic isoform X3, whose product MQVTKVARMLAVNPSEHESGLKSCTVMALLDGGMLKRHKSWLKAEPPTIVVATIGSLCQMLEKHILKLDTCQVLVVDEVDFMFNSSKEVSSLKRLLTSYSSSKNRQTIFASASIPQHRRFLYDCMQQKWTRADVVHVHVNSVEPMPSCLHHRFVVCNRTEKNPMLLSLLQTDSPESAIIFVSEQSEKSKKAGSAPPTTLLVDFLKSSCGRFSDVSLLEEDMNFNQRAASLSELRGGGGYLLVATDIAARGVDLPETTHIYNFDIPKDAVNYLHRAGRTGRKPFSDKKCFVTSIITVEERFVLQRFENELMFCCEQLFF is encoded by the exons ATGCAA GTTACAAAAGTTGCTCGGATGCTTGCTGTAAATCCTTCAGAACATGAATCAGGACTGAAATCATGCACTGTTATGGCTCTTCTAGATGGGGGGATGTTGAAACGACACAAGAGTTGGCTAAAG GCTGAGCCACCCACCATTGTTGTTGCAACTATAGGAAGTTTGTGTCAAATGCTTGAGAAACATATTTTGAAGCTAGATACCTGCCAAGTACTTGTTGTTGATGAG GTTGATTTCATGTTCAATTCTTCAAAAGAAGTCAGCTCTCTTAAAAGGCTGTTGACATCCTACTCGTCCAGCAAGAACCGTCAAACTATTTTTGCTAGTGCTTCAATTCCACAGCACAGAAGATTTTTGTACGACTGTATGCAGCAAAAATGGACCAGG GCTGATGTAGTTCACGTCCATGTGAATTCAGTAGAGCCGATGCCTTCATGCCTCCATCATAGATTTGTG GTATGCAACAGAACGGAAAAAAATCCAATGTTACTCTCTTTACTGCAGACGGATTCACCTGAATCTGCCATAATATTTGTCAGCGAGCAA TCTGAGAAGTCAAAAAAGGCAGGAAGTGCACCTCCAACTACTCTTTTGGTAGATTTTCTAAAGTCCTCTTGTGGGAGATTTTCCGACGTCTCTCTTCTAGAGGAAGATATGAATTTCAATCAACGAGCTGCATCCTTATCT GAGCTTCGAGGAGGAGGAGGTTATTTATTGGTGGCAACAGATATAGCAGCTAGAGGTGTTGATCTACCAGAGACAacacatatatacaattttgaTATCCCAAAAGATGCAGTAAATTATCTTCATAGAGCTGGAAGAACTGGAAGAAAACCATTTTCAGATAAAAAATGTTTTGTTACCAGCATTATAACAGTGGAAGAGCGGTTTGTGTTACAGAGATTCGAAAATGAATTAATGTTCTGTTGCGAACAATTATTCTTTTAA
- the LOC107001883 gene encoding DEAD-box ATP-dependent RNA helicase 58, chloroplastic isoform X2 yields MAHFSATQLHTLSWTSSVNPNIAYRTPKLLLYPKPLRASFSSSNVETTTLMKDSSTTTLRELCYGHVQEHVILRAEEIGYVIPTKVQLQALPFLFSGRDCVLHAQTGSGKTLAYLLQVLSVVDSQRSAVQALIVVPTRELGMQVTKVARMLAVNPSEHESGLKSCTVMALLDGGMLKRHKSWLKAEPPTIVVATIGSLCQMLEKHILKLDTCQVLVVDEVDFMFNSSKEVSSLKRLLTSYSSSKNRQTIFASASIPQHRRFLYDCMQQKWTRADVVHVHVNSVEPMPSCLHHRFVVCNRTEKNPMLLSLLQTDSPESAIIFVSEQKD; encoded by the exons ATGGCGCATTTCTCTGCAACTCAACTGCATACTCTTTCATGGACTTCATCGGTTAACCCTAACATTGCCTATCGAACTCCGAAACTTTTGTTATATCCAAAGCCTTTGAGAGCTTCCTTCAGCTCATCCAATGTTGAAACTACAACTCTAATGAAGGATTCATCAACGACAACGCTCCGGGAACTCTGTTATGGTCACGTGCAAGAGCACGTAATTCTCCG GGCAGAAGAGATTGGATATGTGATACCTACAAAAGTGCAGCTACAGGCATTGCCTTTCCTCTTTTCTGGACGTGATTGTGTGCTTCATGCTCAG ACAGGTTCTGGGAAAACCTTAGCGTACCTGCTCCAAGTATTGTCAGTTGTTGACAGTCAAAGGTCAGCAGTACAGGCATTGATCGTGGTACCTACTAGGGAGCTTGGTATGCAA GTTACAAAAGTTGCTCGGATGCTTGCTGTAAATCCTTCAGAACATGAATCAGGACTGAAATCATGCACTGTTATGGCTCTTCTAGATGGGGGGATGTTGAAACGACACAAGAGTTGGCTAAAG GCTGAGCCACCCACCATTGTTGTTGCAACTATAGGAAGTTTGTGTCAAATGCTTGAGAAACATATTTTGAAGCTAGATACCTGCCAAGTACTTGTTGTTGATGAG GTTGATTTCATGTTCAATTCTTCAAAAGAAGTCAGCTCTCTTAAAAGGCTGTTGACATCCTACTCGTCCAGCAAGAACCGTCAAACTATTTTTGCTAGTGCTTCAATTCCACAGCACAGAAGATTTTTGTACGACTGTATGCAGCAAAAATGGACCAGG GCTGATGTAGTTCACGTCCATGTGAATTCAGTAGAGCCGATGCCTTCATGCCTCCATCATAGATTTGTG GTATGCAACAGAACGGAAAAAAATCCAATGTTACTCTCTTTACTGCAGACGGATTCACCTGAATCTGCCATAATATTTGTCAGCGAGCAA AAGGATTAA
- the LOC107032476 gene encoding E3 ubiquitin-protein ligase RHF1A-like, with the protein MANDLETSPAAAASTVVDDSIEDACSICLEPFNSDDPPAVTDCKHEYHLQCILEWSQRSKECPICWRVLALKDSASQELLAAVEIERNMRSRINVRHTNENVEANHDATQQNDSDFEERIMRHFAAATSRVRLVNRRRRQASSGIGPTQVVPSVPVGVSSNQTQNNESTVQFQGFGYFGDGSAASATSSSIRPASSSVPAHGSDPSKLSQPPTYGPQGSSSSEFLAFSESIKSKWSSASARYKDSISKGTRGFKEKLLARNTTVKEFGREVQREMSAGIAGVSRMIERLDLTSKRTGAAEPSACSMGTSNFPSRGVSEQGNVTFQAHDGCNKNATIGVTPTNPSLISSTNTNTSTGQMEISLGQNGN; encoded by the exons ATGGCGAACGATTTGGAAACATCGCCGGCGGCAGCAGCATCGACCGTCGTTGATGATAGCATTGAGGATGCTTGTAGTATTTGTCTTGAGCCGTTTAACTCCGATGATCCTCCTGCT GTAACAGATTGTAAGCATGAATATCATTTGCAGTGTATTCTTGAATG GTCTCAGAGAAGCAAGGAGTGCCCAATTTGTTGGAGGGTTCTTGCATTGAAAGACTCTGCAAG CCAAGAGCTACTAGCTGCAGTGGAGATTGAAAGGAACATGAGGTCAAGGATTAATGTGCGTCATACTAACGAAAATGTTGAAGCCAATCAT GATGCCACACAGCAGAATGATTCAGATTTTGAGGAGCGAATTATGCGACATTTTGCTGCTGCGACCAGTAGAGTCCGGCTTGTCAACAGAAGGAGAAGACAGGCGTCTTCAGGAATTGGTCCTACACAGGTTGTACCGTCTGTGCCGGTAGGAGTTAGTTCAAACCAGACACAGAATAATGAATCCACAGTACAGTTCCAAGGCTTTGGATATTTTGGGGATGGGTCTGCTGCTTCTGCAACTTCATCTAGTATTAGACCTGCATCATCATCAGTTCCTGCCCATGGAAGTGATCCTTCTAAGCTTAG CCAACCACCAACTTATGGTCCCCAGGGGTCAAGCTCATCCGAGTTTCTTGCATTTTCTGAATCTATAAAATCCAAATGGTCTTCTGCTTCTGCGAG GTATAAGGACTCAATCTCAAAAGGTACTCGTggttttaaggaaaaattattagCACGCAATACCACTGTCAAGGAATTTGGCAGAGAAGTTCAGCGTGAGATGAGTGCTGGAATAGCTGGCGTTTCAAGAATGATTGAACGACTTGATCTTACTTCAAAACGTACTGGAGCTGCTGAGCCATCTGCATGTAGCATGGGTACCTCAAACTTTCCCAGTAGAGGAGTGAGTGAGCAAGGAAATGTGACATTTCAAGCGCATGATGGTTGCAATAAGAATGCTACAATTGGAGTAACTCCTACTAATCCCTCATTGATCTCCAGCACCAACACAAACACCAGCACTGGCCAAATGGAAATTTCTCTTGGACAG AATGGAAACTGA
- the LOC107003607 gene encoding peroxiredoxin-2F, mitochondrial: protein MASAILKRTRMIAQSLRSYASISVGSDVTVAAPNVSLQKARSWDEGVSSKFSTTPIKDIFKGKNVVIFGLPGAYTGVCSMQHVPSYKNNIDKFKAKGIDSVICVAVNDPYTMNGWAEKLQAKDAIEFYGDFDGSFHKSLDLTIDLSAALLGLRSHRWSAYVVDGNVKVLNVEEAPSDFKVSGGDVILGQI from the exons ATGGCCTCAGCAATTTTAAAAAGAACAAGAATGATAGCTCAAAGCCTGAGATCCTATGCTTCAATTTCTGTAGGAAGTGATGTTACTGTTGCTGCACCGAATGTTTCTCTACAAAAGGCTCGATCTTGGGATGAAGGTGTCTCCTCGAAATTCTCTACGACCCCTATTAAAGATATCTTCAAg GGCAAAAATGTTGTAATCTTTGGACTTCCT GGTGCTTACACTGGAGTGTGTTCAATGCAACATGTACCTAGCTACAAGAATAACATTGATAAGTTCAAGGCCAAAGGAATCGACTCAGTGATCTGTGTTGCTGTGAATGATCCATACACTATGAACGGTTGGGCAGAAAAATTACAAGCCAAAGATGCT ATTGAGTTTTATGGTGATTTTGATGGAAGCTTCCACAAGAGTTTAGACTTAACAATTGATCTCTCGGCTGCGTTGCTTGGACTTCGATCTCATAG GTGGTCGGCGTATGTAGTTGATGGAAATGTTAAGGTTCTGAATGTTGAAGAAGCACCTTCTGACTTCAAGGTTTCTGGCGGAGATGTTATCCTGGGACAAATCTAG
- the LOC107010593 gene encoding uncharacterized protein LOC107010593 has protein sequence MAMEVEDDIFFADLSKQISLLIMDDDEHEHQSSSVYRHSRDSLQAFSQVIHPATRAGYVHEQNYNNRREISKGTGVFIPLSSHPRRKNRQPRHNNFSSNTKFQGQTQSQLINQLPPHYNSLNPTRFSS, from the exons ATGGCAATGGAAGTAgaagatgatatattttttgCAGATTTAAGCAAACAAATATCTCTTTTAATAATGGACGATgatgaacatgaacatcaaagCTCTTCAGTTTATCGTCATTCTCGTGACTCTCTTCAG GCCTTTTCACAAGTAATTCATCCAGCTACAAGAGCAGGATATGTACATGAGCAGAATTATAATAATAGAAGAGAAATTAGCAAAGGAACTGGAGTTTTTATCCCACTTTCTTCACATCCAAGAAGAAAAAACAGGCAACCAAGACATAATAATTTCTCATCAAACACCAAATTCCAAGGACAAACACAAAGCCAACTAATTAATCAACTCCCACCTCATTATAATTCACTAAATCCTACTAGATTTTCTTCTTAA